From the genome of Candidatus Eremiobacteraceae bacterium, one region includes:
- a CDS encoding glycine--tRNA ligase, protein MEELTALCKRRGFVFQSSELYGGVNGAWDYGPLGVELKRNVREAWWRDIVVLRDDIVGLDTAILMAPAVWRASGHLDNFHDQMVDCKTCKKRWRADQLTSERCPSCGNATLTEPRAFNMMFKTSIGAMEDASSEAYLRPETAQGIFVDFKLAYQTARKKPPFGIAQIGKAFRNEITPGNFIFRSREFEQMELEYFVPSDPPDEAMRWYDYWVEARYEWWMRLGVQPERLRKTPYSGADLAHYSKATTDLEYDFPFGWGELEGIAHRGTFDLTQHVAASGKDLAYFDEESKEKYLPAVIEPSLGVDRALLAFMLDAYERETDRTVLHLHPRLAPYKVAVFPLVRNKPDIVDLARRVEQGLRPHVRTTFDDSGNVGKRYYRQDEIGTPFCVTIDYDSLDGNDATVRDRDTKEQVRVSLDMLEAHLRTALGRI, encoded by the coding sequence ATGGAAGAACTGACGGCGCTTTGCAAGCGCCGTGGTTTCGTCTTCCAATCAAGTGAGTTATACGGCGGCGTCAACGGCGCTTGGGATTACGGTCCGCTCGGCGTGGAGCTGAAACGCAACGTCCGCGAAGCGTGGTGGCGCGATATCGTCGTGCTGCGCGACGATATCGTAGGGCTCGACACCGCCATCCTCATGGCACCGGCCGTCTGGCGCGCATCGGGCCACCTGGACAATTTCCACGATCAGATGGTGGACTGCAAGACGTGCAAGAAGCGCTGGCGGGCCGATCAGCTCACGTCGGAGCGCTGCCCGTCGTGCGGCAACGCCACGCTCACCGAACCGCGCGCCTTCAACATGATGTTCAAAACTTCGATAGGCGCAATGGAAGATGCGTCCTCCGAAGCATATCTGCGACCGGAGACCGCCCAGGGCATCTTCGTGGACTTCAAACTCGCGTATCAGACCGCGCGCAAGAAGCCGCCGTTCGGAATCGCGCAGATCGGCAAAGCATTTCGCAACGAGATCACGCCCGGCAACTTCATCTTTCGCTCGCGCGAATTCGAACAGATGGAACTCGAGTACTTCGTTCCGAGCGATCCACCCGACGAGGCGATGCGATGGTACGACTACTGGGTCGAAGCGCGCTACGAGTGGTGGATGCGGCTCGGCGTGCAGCCCGAGCGCTTGCGTAAGACGCCGTATTCCGGCGCCGATCTCGCGCACTACAGCAAGGCGACCACCGATCTCGAGTACGATTTCCCGTTCGGCTGGGGCGAACTCGAAGGCATCGCGCATCGCGGCACGTTTGATCTGACCCAGCACGTGGCTGCGAGCGGAAAGGACTTGGCCTATTTCGACGAGGAATCCAAAGAAAAATACCTGCCGGCGGTCATCGAGCCGTCGCTCGGCGTGGATCGCGCGCTCTTGGCTTTCATGCTGGACGCGTACGAGCGTGAGACCGATCGCACGGTGCTCCACTTGCACCCGCGCCTAGCACCGTACAAAGTCGCGGTCTTTCCGCTCGTGCGAAACAAACCGGATATCGTGGACTTGGCGCGCCGCGTCGAACAAGGCCTCCGGCCGCACGTGCGCACGACGTTTGACGATTCCGGCAACGTCGGAAAGCGCTACTACCGGCAAGACGAGATCGGCACGCCGTTCTGCGTGACGATCGACTACGACTCGCTCGATGGGAACGACGCCACCGTGCGCGATCGCGACACGAAAGAACAAGTGCGCGTCTCCCTCGATATGCTCGAAGCGCATTTACGAACCGCCTTGGGAAGGATCTAA
- a CDS encoding alpha/beta fold hydrolase, which translates to MGATNPTPTVPPLEEIAYGLDVTGVDPASLGDALRAAINDVMLDPARLSIWLGTLAMSEQAVAMNALRRFAGETPESAAAPASGDRRFADDGWRTNPMLAALLESYLLRSRALVQLVEASRLPEATRRKARFAAQMMVDALAPSNVPWLNPAVVREAMTSGGESLLRGMENFLEDVRSNNGRPRQVDASGFALGKNIAATPGRVVLRNELIELLAYEPQTPRVHSEPILCSPPWINKYYIMDLAPGRSYIEWAVTHGFTVFAISYRNPDSSMAKFTMDDYLKLGLLAALDRVQEITGSKRVNIAALCLGGTLAVLALAYLQAKGQADRIGWTTLTNSLIDFAEPGDLGIFTDESTISRLEKRMDEHGYLEADAMAGTFDWMRANDLVWNYVVSNWYMGRKPPAFDILAWNGDSTRMPAAMHSQYLRSCYLQNALVKPGAFKILGVPVDLSKIRTPLYVLGAETDHIAPWHATYRMTQLTAGEATYTLTSSGHVAGIVNPPGNPKSKYWTSGVVPKGTSAEDWRARASATAGSWWEHWLAWAEKRSGALVAPPKLPNGDAAPGLYVRGETGPLSEPTRAKRPTTLRANGKSANGKSANGRPAKPASRDAKIRKAAGVSRPATSRRRRTKR; encoded by the coding sequence ATGGGAGCGACCAACCCGACTCCTACGGTGCCGCCGCTCGAAGAGATCGCCTATGGGCTCGACGTCACGGGCGTCGATCCGGCGTCATTGGGTGACGCGTTGCGTGCGGCGATCAACGATGTCATGCTCGATCCCGCGCGACTCTCCATTTGGCTTGGCACGCTTGCGATGTCCGAACAGGCCGTTGCGATGAACGCGCTGCGACGTTTTGCCGGCGAGACGCCGGAGAGCGCTGCCGCGCCGGCCTCCGGCGATCGCCGCTTCGCTGACGACGGCTGGCGGACCAATCCCATGCTTGCGGCTTTGCTTGAGAGTTATCTGCTCCGCTCGCGCGCGCTCGTCCAGCTGGTCGAGGCGTCGCGGCTCCCGGAAGCGACGCGGCGCAAGGCGCGCTTTGCAGCACAGATGATGGTCGACGCTTTGGCGCCGAGCAACGTGCCATGGCTCAATCCTGCGGTCGTGCGCGAAGCGATGACATCCGGCGGCGAAAGCTTGCTGCGCGGCATGGAGAATTTTCTCGAAGACGTGCGCTCCAACAACGGCCGGCCGCGCCAAGTTGACGCTTCCGGTTTCGCCCTCGGCAAGAACATCGCGGCCACACCGGGGCGCGTCGTGTTGCGCAACGAGTTGATCGAATTGCTCGCGTACGAACCGCAGACCCCGCGCGTGCACAGCGAACCGATTCTCTGCAGCCCGCCGTGGATCAACAAGTACTACATCATGGACCTCGCGCCCGGCCGGTCGTACATCGAGTGGGCCGTCACGCACGGGTTCACGGTGTTCGCGATCTCGTATCGCAATCCGGACTCGTCCATGGCGAAGTTCACGATGGACGACTATCTGAAGCTCGGTCTGCTCGCGGCGCTCGATCGCGTGCAGGAGATCACCGGCAGCAAACGCGTCAACATCGCGGCGCTCTGTTTGGGCGGCACGCTCGCCGTGCTGGCGCTTGCCTACCTCCAAGCGAAAGGACAAGCGGATCGCATCGGCTGGACGACCCTCACGAATTCGCTCATCGATTTCGCCGAGCCGGGCGATCTTGGGATTTTCACGGACGAGTCCACGATCTCGCGGCTCGAAAAGCGCATGGACGAGCATGGGTACCTTGAAGCGGACGCGATGGCGGGGACGTTCGACTGGATGCGCGCGAACGATCTCGTCTGGAACTACGTGGTGAGCAACTGGTACATGGGGCGCAAGCCGCCGGCGTTCGACATCCTCGCGTGGAACGGCGACAGCACGCGCATGCCTGCTGCCATGCACTCGCAATACCTGCGCTCGTGCTATCTCCAAAACGCTCTCGTCAAGCCGGGTGCTTTCAAGATCCTCGGGGTGCCGGTGGACTTGAGCAAGATCCGCACGCCGCTCTACGTGCTCGGCGCGGAGACGGACCATATCGCGCCGTGGCACGCTACCTATCGCATGACGCAACTCACGGCCGGCGAAGCGACCTACACGCTCACCTCCAGCGGCCACGTCGCCGGAATCGTCAACCCGCCGGGCAATCCGAAGTCGAAGTATTGGACATCGGGCGTCGTGCCGAAGGGCACGAGCGCGGAGGACTGGCGCGCCCGCGCGTCAGCTACCGCGGGCAGTTGGTGGGAGCATTGGCTCGCTTGGGCTGAGAAACGCTCCGGCGCGCTTGTCGCGCCGCCGAAATTGCCGAACGGCGACGCCGCGCCCGGATTGTACGTGCGCGGAGAGACTGGTCCGCTGTCAGAGCCGACGCGCGCAAAACGCCCAACCACGCTCCGCGCCAACGGCAAGTCTGCGAACGGCAAATCTGCGAACGGCAGGCCCGCGAAACCCGCTTCGCGTGACGCAAAAATCCGCAAGGCGGCCGGCGTCAGTCGGCCTGCGACATCGCGACGGCGGCGCACGAAGCGATGA
- the prfB gene encoding peptide chain release factor 2, translated as MSRVSTTACRRCGCGFDYAEKVRTVDELERETHDPSFWNDAQAAQKHMKRLADIRSDIDPLTALGVRSAELSEFAQLSDAEPALEAEIAAAVAALANDIDAAEMTAVFDGEYDSHDAIVSIHAGAGGTEACDWTSMLLRMYLRWAERHGYRAEIVDSLDGDEAGLKSVTILVQGKNAYGYLESERGVHRLVRISPFDAAKRRHTSFASVDVTPELEETDKEPEIRPDEIEIETYKSGGAGGQYVNKTESAIRIIHKPTGIIVACQTERSQLANRNRAMKMLAAKLAQRERDERAAKLAALTGQKSAIEWGSQIRSYTLQPYTMVNDHRSDVKITDAQGVLDGDLDPFMWAYLQGRRRSK; from the coding sequence ATCTCGCGCGTATCGACGACCGCCTGCAGACGCTGCGGGTGCGGCTTTGACTATGCCGAAAAAGTCCGAACCGTAGACGAACTCGAACGGGAAACCCACGACCCATCCTTTTGGAACGACGCGCAAGCCGCCCAGAAGCACATGAAACGGCTTGCCGACATTCGCTCGGACATCGACCCATTGACCGCTCTGGGCGTGCGCTCCGCCGAGCTCTCTGAATTCGCGCAGCTATCGGACGCCGAGCCCGCGCTCGAGGCGGAGATCGCGGCGGCGGTCGCGGCGCTCGCAAACGATATCGACGCAGCCGAAATGACGGCCGTCTTCGACGGCGAGTACGACTCGCACGACGCGATCGTGAGCATCCACGCGGGGGCGGGCGGCACTGAAGCGTGCGACTGGACGTCGATGCTCTTGCGCATGTATCTCCGCTGGGCGGAGCGGCACGGCTACCGCGCTGAGATCGTCGACAGTCTTGACGGAGACGAAGCCGGACTCAAAAGCGTGACCATACTCGTCCAAGGCAAGAACGCATATGGCTACTTGGAGAGCGAGCGCGGCGTGCATCGGCTCGTGCGCATCTCGCCGTTTGACGCTGCAAAGCGGCGCCACACTTCGTTCGCATCGGTCGACGTGACGCCGGAACTCGAAGAGACGGATAAAGAGCCGGAGATCCGTCCGGACGAGATCGAGATCGAAACATATAAGAGCGGCGGCGCCGGCGGTCAGTATGTCAACAAGACCGAGAGCGCGATCCGCATCATCCACAAGCCGACGGGAATCATCGTCGCCTGTCAGACGGAACGTTCGCAGCTCGCAAATCGCAACCGCGCGATGAAGATGCTTGCGGCCAAGCTCGCGCAGCGCGAGCGCGACGAGCGCGCCGCGAAACTTGCCGCGCTCACCGGCCAGAAGAGCGCGATCGAATGGGGCAGTCAGATCCGTTCGTATACGCTGCAACCGTATACGATGGTCAACGATCACCGCAGCGACGTCAAAATCACCGACGCGCAAGGAGTGCTCGACGGTGACCTTGACCCATTCATGTGGGCCTATCTGCAGGGACGCAGGCGCTCGAAGTAG
- a CDS encoding ABC transporter permease: MNTTWILIKREFIERVRQRSFVVATLLGMIGIVLLAFMPAVFGSFAKSSATRLGIVGPDAKIADQVLVAVRPTGDRISILQTRSAGPDLPPSARSALDKDQFDAVLVAYRDARGALGFTYYPKSAASLQDGNTIQRGLQDVVLRTVGSGALQRAVQRAEKFPFAVKSLNTRFKSEGEEFFATAIVYVLLIILYIAVLVYGVQVAMGVIEEKANRIMEIMIGAVRPSQLLAGKIFGISAVALVQLVLNAIGAAIASVIAGVMYAPAAQQMASSPASQAAVSSVLSQGLPHVPWSTLGYLIVFFFLAFYSYSALYAGIGSLLSKPEEVQQYSIVFMLPFIAAYLLAIFALSNPDAPFVMWGSLIPLISPLLMFTRIALVPVPWWQIAASVGLSLLTIWGLTILAGKLYRVGVLMYGKPPSVKEIWRALRAPA, translated from the coding sequence TTGAACACCACCTGGATTCTCATCAAGCGCGAATTCATAGAACGCGTCAGGCAGCGGTCGTTTGTCGTCGCGACACTGCTCGGCATGATCGGTATCGTGCTCCTCGCTTTCATGCCCGCCGTCTTCGGCTCGTTCGCCAAATCCAGCGCAACGCGTCTCGGTATTGTCGGACCGGACGCAAAGATCGCAGACCAAGTCCTCGTCGCCGTCCGCCCGACCGGCGATCGAATATCGATTCTCCAGACGCGCAGCGCCGGACCGGACCTCCCGCCATCGGCGCGTTCGGCGTTGGATAAGGATCAATTCGACGCAGTGCTCGTGGCATACCGCGACGCCCGCGGGGCGCTCGGCTTCACGTACTATCCAAAATCCGCGGCATCGCTGCAGGACGGGAACACGATACAGCGCGGTCTGCAAGACGTCGTGCTGCGGACCGTCGGTTCGGGTGCGCTCCAACGCGCAGTGCAACGCGCCGAAAAATTCCCGTTCGCGGTCAAAAGCCTGAACACGCGGTTCAAGAGCGAAGGCGAGGAATTCTTCGCGACCGCCATCGTCTACGTGCTGCTCATCATTCTCTATATCGCCGTGCTCGTCTACGGCGTTCAGGTCGCGATGGGCGTCATCGAAGAGAAGGCCAATCGCATCATGGAGATCATGATCGGCGCCGTGCGGCCGTCGCAGCTTCTCGCGGGCAAGATCTTCGGGATCAGCGCCGTCGCGCTCGTCCAATTGGTGCTCAACGCGATCGGCGCCGCGATCGCGTCGGTGATCGCGGGCGTGATGTATGCGCCGGCCGCACAACAGATGGCTTCGTCGCCGGCGTCGCAGGCGGCCGTTTCAAGCGTGTTGAGTCAAGGACTGCCTCACGTCCCGTGGTCGACGCTCGGTTATCTCATCGTGTTCTTCTTCTTGGCGTTCTATTCGTATTCGGCGCTGTACGCCGGTATCGGTTCGCTGCTCTCGAAACCCGAGGAAGTGCAACAGTACTCGATCGTGTTCATGCTGCCGTTCATCGCCGCATACTTGCTCGCCATTTTCGCGTTGAGCAATCCGGACGCGCCATTCGTGATGTGGGGATCGTTGATCCCTCTCATCAGTCCGCTGTTGATGTTCACGCGCATCGCGCTCGTGCCGGTGCCGTGGTGGCAGATCGCAGCCTCCGTCGGCCTATCACTGCTCACGATTTGGGGCCTGACGATCCTGGCCGGCAAGCTCTATCGAGTCGGTGTGCTCATGTACGGCAAGCCGCCCTCGGTCAAAGAGATCTGGCGCGCGCTGCGTGCCCCCGCATGA
- a CDS encoding helix-turn-helix transcriptional regulator — translation MTGKKNPWNDLGEFIRAQRELANLSLRQLAEMTKVSNPYLSQVERGLYKPSAEVLKSIAGALQISAETMYNQAGLLDDDAGTKGHDAGRVEQAIHGDSRLSKDQKDTLLRIYRGFIERP, via the coding sequence ATGACAGGCAAGAAGAATCCCTGGAACGATCTCGGCGAGTTCATCCGCGCGCAGCGCGAGCTTGCGAATCTCTCGCTACGGCAGTTGGCGGAGATGACGAAAGTCTCGAATCCATACTTGAGCCAGGTTGAGCGCGGTCTCTATAAGCCGTCCGCCGAGGTGCTCAAGAGCATTGCCGGCGCGTTGCAGATCTCGGCCGAGACTATGTACAACCAGGCCGGCCTCCTCGACGACGACGCCGGCACGAAGGGCCACGATGCGGGACGCGTGGAGCAGGCGATTCACGGCGATTCGCGCCTCAGCAAAGACCAGAAGGACACGCTCCTTCGGATCTACCGGGGCTTCATCGAGCGCCCTTGA
- the rlmN gene encoding 23S rRNA (adenine(2503)-C(2))-methyltransferase RlmN has product MTHSALETTAPPAARDAAVIWWSSRVKEAGFASTDEFAQAHALPRYRLGQIYRAATKELIESFERISVLPAELRATLSKTLSLSSVTLEREATSKDGQTTKFLFKLSDGKQIEAVLMRHTGGRTTACISSQAGCALKCDFCATGQGGFFRNMSALEIFDQAVFVARRARAENLPLTNLVFMGMGEPFLNYDAVMDSVALLNHGEGFNLGARHITISTAGVVPGIDRFSREGVQINLAISLHAPDDDLRTKLMPINKKWPIATLMKAVRSYIAATNRKVFYEYLMLAGVNDRIEDAKQLADLLGGPLHHVNLIPYNATDASFTRSQPAAMRRFQELLRARGVPSTIRHTMGDDIAAACGQLRVETLSTSASSAR; this is encoded by the coding sequence TTGACGCATTCCGCTCTTGAGACCACGGCGCCGCCGGCAGCCCGCGATGCCGCGGTCATCTGGTGGTCGTCGCGCGTCAAAGAGGCAGGCTTCGCTTCGACGGATGAATTCGCGCAGGCGCACGCGCTGCCGCGATATCGCCTCGGGCAGATCTACCGCGCAGCCACCAAGGAGCTCATCGAATCGTTTGAGCGCATAAGTGTGCTGCCCGCAGAATTACGGGCGACGCTTTCGAAGACGCTGTCGCTTTCAAGCGTCACCCTGGAACGTGAGGCCACGTCGAAGGATGGCCAGACCACGAAGTTTCTCTTCAAACTTTCGGACGGTAAGCAGATAGAAGCCGTCCTCATGCGGCACACCGGCGGCCGGACGACGGCGTGCATCTCGTCCCAAGCGGGTTGCGCCCTGAAGTGCGATTTCTGCGCGACCGGCCAAGGCGGTTTCTTCCGCAACATGTCCGCGCTCGAGATCTTCGACCAAGCCGTTTTCGTGGCGCGCCGGGCGCGCGCCGAGAATCTTCCGCTGACCAACCTCGTCTTCATGGGCATGGGCGAGCCTTTTCTGAACTACGATGCGGTGATGGATTCGGTCGCACTGCTTAACCACGGTGAAGGGTTCAACCTCGGCGCGCGCCATATCACGATTTCGACTGCGGGCGTGGTTCCCGGCATCGACCGTTTCAGCCGCGAAGGCGTGCAGATAAATCTCGCGATCTCGCTGCACGCCCCCGACGACGATCTGCGCACGAAACTCATGCCGATCAACAAGAAATGGCCGATCGCCACACTCATGAAGGCGGTCCGGTCATACATCGCCGCGACCAATAGAAAAGTGTTCTATGAATACTTGATGCTCGCCGGCGTGAACGACCGAATCGAAGATGCGAAACAACTGGCCGACCTGTTGGGCGGCCCGCTCCATCACGTGAACTTGATTCCCTACAACGCGACGGACGCGTCGTTCACGCGATCGCAGCCGGCCGCGATGCGACGATTTCAAGAGCTCTTACGCGCGCGGGGTGTTCCATCCACTATCCGCCATACCATGGGCGACGACATCGCGGCGGCGTGCGGGCAATTGCGCGTCGAGACGCTCTCGACATCAGCCTCGAGCGCACGGTAA
- a CDS encoding ATP-binding cassette domain-containing protein has translation MLEVDSISKAFRTVQAVDRLSFTIERGRVFGLLGPNGAGKTTTIRMVLDIIVPDSGEVRWGGKRVDGDLRRTFGYLPEERGLYPKMKVVDQLMFLARLHGVDDDAAAKRVAELAASLNLTEKLQSTPAELSKGNQQKAQFIAAIVHDPPLLVLDEPFSGFDPINVEVVKASIRELVARGTTVMLSSHRMEQVEELCEDICIIDRARAVLSGNLRAIKTGWPARFVRMTAMPDTAFLRAFPDAAIRPSNDGFLALTIPATTSPAELLRAAMAAGSVDHFEVVEPSLNDIYLHAVKPEEAHA, from the coding sequence ATGTTAGAAGTCGACTCCATCTCGAAAGCCTTTCGCACGGTTCAAGCCGTCGACCGTCTCTCGTTCACGATCGAGCGCGGCCGCGTCTTCGGCTTGCTCGGACCGAACGGCGCCGGCAAGACGACCACGATCCGCATGGTCCTGGATATCATCGTCCCTGACAGCGGCGAAGTGCGTTGGGGCGGCAAGCGCGTGGACGGCGATCTGCGCCGCACGTTCGGCTATCTGCCCGAAGAGCGCGGCCTGTACCCCAAGATGAAAGTCGTCGACCAATTGATGTTCCTCGCGCGTCTGCACGGCGTTGACGACGACGCCGCGGCAAAGCGCGTCGCGGAACTGGCGGCGTCGCTGAACCTCACGGAAAAACTCCAGTCCACGCCGGCCGAGCTTTCGAAAGGCAATCAACAGAAGGCGCAGTTCATCGCGGCGATCGTGCACGATCCGCCGCTGCTCGTGCTCGACGAGCCGTTCTCCGGCTTCGATCCGATCAACGTCGAGGTGGTGAAGGCTTCGATACGCGAGCTAGTGGCACGCGGAACGACCGTGATGCTCTCCAGTCACCGCATGGAGCAAGTGGAAGAGCTGTGCGAGGATATCTGCATCATCGATCGCGCCCGCGCGGTTCTATCCGGCAACCTTCGTGCGATCAAGACCGGTTGGCCCGCGCGCTTCGTGCGCATGACCGCCATGCCGGACACCGCATTCCTGCGCGCGTTTCCGGATGCGGCAATCCGGCCGTCAAATGACGGTTTCCTTGCACTGACGATTCCGGCGACGACAAGTCCGGCCGAATTGCTGCGCGCAGCGATGGCGGCAGGGTCAGTCGACCACTTCGAAGTGGTCGAGCCCTCGCTCAACGACATCTATCTCCACGCGGTGAAACCGGAAGAGGCGCACGCTTGA
- a CDS encoding glycosyltransferase family 2 protein — MAHVSVIIVSYNAADELELALRSIGALPEVVADPRLAEVIVSENGSADDSVARAKAAYPGVLVIENKANLGFAKACNIGARAATAPLLFFFNPDARAKPGLLANALAYFQTHADVAMAGCKLLDEDGRLAESCGEFDTWWQSFLRSSALGDLPLFAKQANGYALRQWDYSSERDVDLVVGAAMFIRADVFKRLGGFDERYFLYHEEIDFAHRLRDAGLRVVYLPQCVVVHGSEKGGSKKTWGAAGVLGWRQRSRRLYWIKRHGYLWYYSLCVALAGRYVVALAILVGVVLAVRRAVAPP, encoded by the coding sequence ATGGCGCACGTATCCGTCATCATCGTATCCTACAATGCCGCCGACGAACTCGAGCTGGCGTTGCGGTCGATAGGCGCGCTGCCCGAAGTTGTCGCTGACCCCAGGCTCGCCGAAGTCATCGTTTCCGAAAACGGATCCGCCGACGACTCCGTGGCGCGCGCCAAGGCGGCATATCCCGGCGTTCTCGTGATCGAGAACAAGGCAAACCTGGGCTTCGCAAAGGCATGCAACATCGGCGCGCGCGCGGCGACGGCGCCGCTGCTGTTCTTCTTCAATCCGGACGCGCGCGCGAAGCCCGGCCTGCTCGCGAACGCCCTCGCATATTTCCAGACGCATGCCGACGTCGCGATGGCCGGCTGCAAGCTGCTGGACGAAGATGGCCGGCTCGCCGAATCGTGCGGCGAATTCGACACCTGGTGGCAATCGTTTCTGCGGAGCTCGGCGCTCGGCGATCTGCCGCTCTTTGCAAAACAGGCAAACGGCTACGCGCTGCGCCAGTGGGACTACTCATCGGAGCGCGACGTCGATCTCGTCGTCGGCGCCGCGATGTTCATCCGCGCCGACGTCTTCAAGCGGCTCGGCGGATTCGACGAACGCTATTTCCTCTATCACGAAGAGATCGATTTCGCCCACCGTCTTCGCGACGCCGGCCTGCGCGTGGTCTACCTGCCGCAATGCGTCGTCGTGCACGGCAGCGAGAAGGGCGGCTCAAAGAAGACCTGGGGTGCAGCCGGCGTCTTGGGCTGGCGGCAGCGGAGCAGAAGGCTCTACTGGATCAAACGCCACGGTTACCTTTGGTACTACTCGTTGTGCGTAGCTCTCGCGGGTCGATACGTCGTCGCGCTTGCGATTCTCGTCGGTGTCGTGCTCGCGGTGCGCCGCGCGGTTGCACCGCCGTGA
- a CDS encoding 3-oxoacyl-ACP reductase: MTDSATTTLSGRVAIVTGGARGIGAAIARSLLNDGAAVSITGLADDRDRAAALSKSLPADAAGRLSFIQGDVGEYADCERTAAEVLAARGSIDILVNNAGITQDKTIRKMSTDQWHAVLRVNLTGPFFMTKAVFGQMLEQKRGRIVNMSSVVGLAGNFGQANYAASKAGLLGLTKTTALEGAAANVTANAVAPGFVGTDMVAAMPPAAIEAAVNDTPVKRLAEPDEIARVVRFLVDDRSGYLTGAVVSVNGGWYM, translated from the coding sequence ATGACAGATTCAGCGACAACGACACTTTCCGGACGCGTCGCCATCGTGACCGGCGGTGCACGCGGCATCGGCGCGGCCATCGCGCGATCGCTGTTGAATGACGGGGCGGCGGTCTCCATCACCGGCCTGGCCGACGATCGCGATCGAGCGGCCGCATTGTCGAAGAGCCTGCCCGCGGATGCCGCAGGCCGGCTCTCGTTCATTCAGGGCGACGTAGGAGAATACGCGGACTGCGAGCGCACGGCAGCGGAAGTTCTCGCCGCTCGCGGGAGCATCGATATCTTGGTCAACAACGCCGGGATCACGCAAGATAAGACGATACGAAAGATGTCGACCGATCAGTGGCACGCGGTGCTGCGCGTAAACCTCACCGGACCGTTCTTCATGACCAAGGCGGTCTTCGGTCAGATGCTCGAACAAAAGCGCGGGCGCATCGTCAACATGAGTTCGGTCGTCGGCCTCGCGGGCAACTTCGGTCAGGCGAACTACGCCGCCTCGAAGGCCGGTCTGCTCGGCCTCACCAAGACCACCGCGCTTGAGGGCGCCGCCGCGAACGTCACCGCCAACGCGGTGGCGCCTGGATTCGTGGGCACCGACATGGTGGCGGCGATGCCGCCCGCGGCGATCGAAGCCGCGGTCAACGACACGCCGGTGAAGCGGCTCGCCGAGCCGGACGAGATCGCGCGCGTCGTGCGCTTCTTGGTCGACGATCGCTCCGGCTATCTGACCGGAGCAGTCGTGAGCGTCAACGGAGGCTGGTACATGTGA
- a CDS encoding uracil-DNA glycosylase, whose protein sequence is MTDERAMELAALHARVDACRRCAIGSTRTKVVCGVGDPRARLVIVGEGPGENEDRIGEPFVGRAGELLTKMLAAIDLRRDDVFITNTIKCRACVVEGGQVRNRAPMQEELANCRQYLDEELAIIKPRVILALGAPAAKSFLGAAFSITRQRGIWYAGPAGTDLMATFHPAYLLRLTGGEMTQVKKLVYADLLAVRTKLDDAIADEGRPENASPATKTDDEGSPAQLAFGDLVD, encoded by the coding sequence GTGACCGACGAGCGCGCCATGGAGCTTGCCGCGCTTCACGCCCGCGTCGACGCCTGCAGGCGCTGCGCGATCGGGTCGACGCGCACGAAAGTCGTCTGCGGTGTCGGCGACCCGCGCGCTCGGCTGGTAATCGTCGGCGAAGGCCCGGGCGAAAACGAAGACCGCATCGGGGAGCCGTTCGTCGGCCGCGCGGGCGAACTGCTCACGAAGATGCTCGCCGCCATCGATCTGCGCCGCGACGACGTCTTCATCACCAACACGATCAAGTGCCGCGCGTGCGTCGTCGAGGGCGGCCAAGTGCGCAATCGCGCGCCCATGCAAGAAGAGCTGGCGAACTGCCGCCAGTACCTCGATGAAGAGTTGGCCATCATAAAACCTCGCGTCATCCTTGCGCTCGGTGCGCCCGCGGCGAAGTCGTTCTTGGGTGCGGCCTTCTCCATCACGCGCCAGCGCGGTATCTGGTACGCAGGACCTGCCGGCACCGACTTGATGGCCACGTTTCATCCGGCATATCTCTTGCGTTTGACGGGCGGCGAGATGACCCAGGTGAAAAAACTCGTCTATGCCGATTTGCTTGCCGTGCGCACGAAGCTCGATGATGCGATCGCCGATGAGGGGCGGCCGGAGAACGCGTCGCCGGCGACGAAAACAGACGATGAAGGATCGCCTGCACAGCTAGCATTTGGAGACCTCGTCGATTGA